The Vicia villosa cultivar HV-30 ecotype Madison, WI linkage group LG1, Vvil1.0, whole genome shotgun sequence genome includes a region encoding these proteins:
- the LOC131644888 gene encoding pre-mRNA-splicing factor ATP-dependent RNA helicase DEAH1-like isoform X1 — translation MASDDNLKTWVSDKLMSLLGYSQPTVVQYMIGLSKQATSPADLMGKLVEFGISTSDTRGFAEEIFSRVPRRSSGLNQYQKQEREAAMLARKQGTYTILKGDDDDIDNGHTDGDVDKSTITTASTSRKPDSNKKRFRKKTEVQDDQDDEVILRKEGERQVKRRTYPDEDSGSESEEERLKDQREKEELVQHMKERDAAGTRKLTEHKLTRKEEEEAIRRSNAAEQDDIHSLRKFSRQEYLKKREEKKLEELRDELEDEQYLFEGVKLSEVEQRDLRHKKELYELIKKRSEEADNANEYRMPDAYDQEGGVNQEKRFSVAMQRYRDTHAEEKMNPFAEQEAWEEHQIGKATLKYGSKNKKQSSDDYQYVFEDQIDFIKASVMDGDKFDYDEIEDSIEKSKVKSASEALQAERKKLPIYAYRDKLLEAVNEYQVLVIVGETGSGKTTQIPQYLHEAGYTKHGMIACTQPRRVAAMSVSARVAQELGVKLGHEVGYSIRFEDCTSDKTILKYMTDGMLLREFLGEPDLASYSVVMVDEAHERTLSTDILFGLVKDISRFRPDLKLLISSATLDAEKFSDYFDSAPIFKIPGRRYPVELHFTKAPEADYLDAAIVTSLQIHVTQPPGDILIFLTGQEEIETAEEILKHRTRGLGTKIAELIICPIYANLPTELQAKIFEPTPEGARKVVLATNIAETSLTIDGIKYVIDPGFVKMKSYNPKTGMESLLVSPISKASAMQRAGRSGRTGPGKCFRLYTAYNYQNDLDENTVPEIQRTNLANVVLTLKSLGIHDLLHFDFMDPPPAEALLKALELLFALSALNKLGELTKVGRRMAEFPVDPMLSKMIVVSEKYKCSEDIISIAAMLSIGNSIFYRPKDKQVHADNARLNFHTGNVGDHIALLKVYNSWKETNYSTQWCYENYIQVRSMKRARDIRDQLAGLLERVEIELTTNTSDLDAIKKSITSGFFPHSAKLQKNGSYRTVKHAQTVHIHPSSGLAQVLPRWAVYHELVLTTKEYMRQITELKPEWLVEIAPHYYQLKDVEDTSSKKMPRGEGRA, via the exons ATGGCGAGTGATGACAATCTAAAGACATGGGTATCAGACAAATTGATGTCACTACTCGGATATTCTCAGCCCACAGTTGTACAGTACATGATTGGACTAT CAAAGCAAGCTACTTCACCAGCTGATTTAATGGGAAAGCTAGTGGAGTTTGGGATCTCAACATCAGACACTCGTGGGTTTGCGGAAGAAATTTTCTCAAGAGTTCCTCGTAGATCATCCGGCTTAAAT CAATATCAAAAACAAGAGAGAGAGGCTGCGATGTTGGCGAGAAAACAGGGGACTTACACAATTTTGAagggtgatgatgatgatattgacaATGGCCATACTGATGGCGATGTCGATAAATCGACGATAACTACTGCTTCTACATCAAGAAAGCCAGACAGTAATAAAAAACGTTTCAGGAAGAAAACTGAAGTTCAAGATGATCAGGATGATGAG GTGATTTTAAGGAAAGAAGGGGAAAGACAAGTTAAGAGAAGAACTTACCCTGATGAAGATAGTGGTTCAGAG TCAGAAGAAGAAAGATTGAAAGATCAAAGAGAGAAGGAGGAATTAGTGCAGCATATGAAAGAAAGAGATGCTGCAGGAACACGGAAG TTGACTGAACACAAATTAACACGAAAGGAAGAAG AAGAAGCAATTCGAAGATCTAATGCTGCGGAGCAGGATGATATCCATTCTTTAAG AAAGTTTTCAAGGCAAGAATACTTGAAGAAAAGGGAGGAAAAGAAATTAGAAGAACTGAG AGATGAATTAGAAGACGAGCAATATTTATTTGAAGGTGTGAAGCTTTCAGAGGTGGAACAGCGTGACCTAAG GCACAAGAAAGAGTTATATGAACTTATAAAGAAGCGGTCGGAGGAGGCTGACAATGCGAATGAG TATAGAATGCCGGATGCTTATGATCAGGAAGGTGGCGTTAATCAAGAAAAGAGATTTTCTGTGGCCATGCAGCGTTACAG GGATACACATGCTGAGGAAAAGATGAATCCATTTGCTGAACAAGAAGCATGGGAGGAACATCAGATCG GAAAAGCAACACTGAAGTATGgttccaaaaataaaaaacaatcatcTGATGATTACCA GTACGTGTTCGAGGACCAAATTGATTTTATCAAGGCATCAGTGATGGATGGAGATAAG TTTGATTATGATGAGATAGAAGATTCAATTGAAAAGTCCAAAGTAAAGTCAGCATCAGAGGCACTTCAG GCGGAGAGGAAAAAACTACCCATTTATGCTTATCGGGATAAATTGCTTGAAGCTGTTAATGAATATCAG GTGCTTGTAATTGTGGGTGAAACCGGTTCTGGAAAGACTACACAAATTCCTCAATATCTTCATGAAGCTGGCTATACAAAACATGGAATG ATTGCATGTACTCAGCCACGTCGTGTTGCTGCTATGAGTGTGTCTGCTCGAGTTGCTCAAGAATTAGGTGTTAAACTAGGACACGAG GTTGGGTACTCCATCCGTTTTGAGGATTGCACATCGGACAAGACTATTCTGAAATATATGACTGATGGAATGTTGCTGAGAGAATTTCTTGGTGAGCCTGATCTGGCAAGTTATAG TGTTGTGATGGTGGACGAGGCTCATGAAAGAACTCTCTCAACTGATATTTTGTTTGGATTAGTAAAG GATATTTCTCGCTTCCGGCCCGATCTCAAGTTGCTGATATCAAGTGCTACACTTGATGCAGAAAAATTCAGTGATTACTTCGACTCTGCTCCTATATTCAAAATTCCAGGGAGAAGGTATCCGGTTGAACTACACTTTACCAAAGCCCCGGAAGCTGATTACTTAGATGCTGCCATTGTCACATCACTTCAAATCCATGTTACTCAACCTCCTGGAGATATACTGATATTTCTTACTGGTCAGGAAGAAATTGAAACGGCTGAAGAAATCTTGAAGCACCGAACTAGAGGCTTAGGGACTAAAATTGCCGAATTAATTATATGTCCTATATATGCCAACCTACCAACTGAACTACAAGCAAAAATATTTGAACCAACTCCTGAAGGGGCACGAAAGGTTGTCCTTGCCACCAATATTGCAGAAACATCATTGACAATTGATGGAATAAAGTATGTCATTGATCCAGGATTTGTAAAGATGAAAAGTTATAATCCAAAGACAGGAATGGAGTCTTTACTTGTGTCTCCCATCTCTAAAGCCTCAGCAATGCAGCGAGCTGGTCGATCTGGAAGAACAGGTCCTGGGAAGTGCTTCCGGTTATATACTGCATACAACTATCAAAATGATTTAGACGAGAACACGGTACCTGAAATTCAGCGGACAAACCTCGCAAATGTGGTTCTGACTTTAAAAAGTCTTGGTATTCACGACCTGTTGCACTTTGATTTTATGGACCCCCCACCTGCTGAAGCCTTATTGAAAGCCCTGGAACTTCTATTTGCTCTAAGTGCTTTAAATAAGCTTGGTGAGTTAACTAAGGTAGGTAGACGGATGGCTGAGTTCCCAGTTGATCCTATGTTGTCAAAAATGATAGTCGTTTCAGAAAAATACAAGTGCTCAGAAGACATCATTTCTATTGCTGCTATGCTTTCTATTGGAAACTCAATATTTTACCGTCCAAAGGATAAACAAGTGCATGCAGACAATGCAAGGCTGAATTTTCACACTGGAAATGTTGGAGACCATATTGCATTGCTAAAG GTCTACAATTCTTGGAAGGAAACCAATTATTCAACACAATGGTGTTATGAAAATTATATTCAG GTAAGGAGTATGAAACGGGCAAGGGATATCCGTGATCAACTAGCAGGTCTATTAGAGAGGGTTGAGATCGAGCTTACAACAAATACTAGTGATTTAGATGCCATCAAGAAATCTATAACATCAG gATTTTTCCCACACTCAGCAAAATTGCAAAAAAATGGATCATATCGGACAGTTAAACATGCACAGACTGTTCACATACATCCTAGTTCCGGATTGGCACAG GTTCTTCCAAGATGGGCTGTGTACCACGAACTAGTTCTCACAACCAAGGAGTATATGAGACAG atcaCGGAGTTAAAGCCAGAGTGGTTGGTGGAGATAGCCCCCCACTATTACCAGCTTAAGGATGTTGAAGACA CGAGTTCAAAGAAAATGCCCCGCGGAGAAGGACGAGCATAG
- the LOC131644888 gene encoding pre-mRNA-splicing factor ATP-dependent RNA helicase DEAH1-like isoform X2, which produces MLMVILRKEGERQVKRRTYPDEDSGSESEEERLKDQREKEELVQHMKERDAAGTRKLTEHKLTRKEEEEAIRRSNAAEQDDIHSLRKFSRQEYLKKREEKKLEELRDELEDEQYLFEGVKLSEVEQRDLRHKKELYELIKKRSEEADNANEYRMPDAYDQEGGVNQEKRFSVAMQRYRDTHAEEKMNPFAEQEAWEEHQIGKATLKYGSKNKKQSSDDYQYVFEDQIDFIKASVMDGDKFDYDEIEDSIEKSKVKSASEALQAERKKLPIYAYRDKLLEAVNEYQVLVIVGETGSGKTTQIPQYLHEAGYTKHGMIACTQPRRVAAMSVSARVAQELGVKLGHEVGYSIRFEDCTSDKTILKYMTDGMLLREFLGEPDLASYSVVMVDEAHERTLSTDILFGLVKDISRFRPDLKLLISSATLDAEKFSDYFDSAPIFKIPGRRYPVELHFTKAPEADYLDAAIVTSLQIHVTQPPGDILIFLTGQEEIETAEEILKHRTRGLGTKIAELIICPIYANLPTELQAKIFEPTPEGARKVVLATNIAETSLTIDGIKYVIDPGFVKMKSYNPKTGMESLLVSPISKASAMQRAGRSGRTGPGKCFRLYTAYNYQNDLDENTVPEIQRTNLANVVLTLKSLGIHDLLHFDFMDPPPAEALLKALELLFALSALNKLGELTKVGRRMAEFPVDPMLSKMIVVSEKYKCSEDIISIAAMLSIGNSIFYRPKDKQVHADNARLNFHTGNVGDHIALLKVYNSWKETNYSTQWCYENYIQVRSMKRARDIRDQLAGLLERVEIELTTNTSDLDAIKKSITSGFFPHSAKLQKNGSYRTVKHAQTVHIHPSSGLAQVLPRWAVYHELVLTTKEYMRQITELKPEWLVEIAPHYYQLKDVEDTSSKKMPRGEGRA; this is translated from the exons ATGCTCATG GTGATTTTAAGGAAAGAAGGGGAAAGACAAGTTAAGAGAAGAACTTACCCTGATGAAGATAGTGGTTCAGAG TCAGAAGAAGAAAGATTGAAAGATCAAAGAGAGAAGGAGGAATTAGTGCAGCATATGAAAGAAAGAGATGCTGCAGGAACACGGAAG TTGACTGAACACAAATTAACACGAAAGGAAGAAG AAGAAGCAATTCGAAGATCTAATGCTGCGGAGCAGGATGATATCCATTCTTTAAG AAAGTTTTCAAGGCAAGAATACTTGAAGAAAAGGGAGGAAAAGAAATTAGAAGAACTGAG AGATGAATTAGAAGACGAGCAATATTTATTTGAAGGTGTGAAGCTTTCAGAGGTGGAACAGCGTGACCTAAG GCACAAGAAAGAGTTATATGAACTTATAAAGAAGCGGTCGGAGGAGGCTGACAATGCGAATGAG TATAGAATGCCGGATGCTTATGATCAGGAAGGTGGCGTTAATCAAGAAAAGAGATTTTCTGTGGCCATGCAGCGTTACAG GGATACACATGCTGAGGAAAAGATGAATCCATTTGCTGAACAAGAAGCATGGGAGGAACATCAGATCG GAAAAGCAACACTGAAGTATGgttccaaaaataaaaaacaatcatcTGATGATTACCA GTACGTGTTCGAGGACCAAATTGATTTTATCAAGGCATCAGTGATGGATGGAGATAAG TTTGATTATGATGAGATAGAAGATTCAATTGAAAAGTCCAAAGTAAAGTCAGCATCAGAGGCACTTCAG GCGGAGAGGAAAAAACTACCCATTTATGCTTATCGGGATAAATTGCTTGAAGCTGTTAATGAATATCAG GTGCTTGTAATTGTGGGTGAAACCGGTTCTGGAAAGACTACACAAATTCCTCAATATCTTCATGAAGCTGGCTATACAAAACATGGAATG ATTGCATGTACTCAGCCACGTCGTGTTGCTGCTATGAGTGTGTCTGCTCGAGTTGCTCAAGAATTAGGTGTTAAACTAGGACACGAG GTTGGGTACTCCATCCGTTTTGAGGATTGCACATCGGACAAGACTATTCTGAAATATATGACTGATGGAATGTTGCTGAGAGAATTTCTTGGTGAGCCTGATCTGGCAAGTTATAG TGTTGTGATGGTGGACGAGGCTCATGAAAGAACTCTCTCAACTGATATTTTGTTTGGATTAGTAAAG GATATTTCTCGCTTCCGGCCCGATCTCAAGTTGCTGATATCAAGTGCTACACTTGATGCAGAAAAATTCAGTGATTACTTCGACTCTGCTCCTATATTCAAAATTCCAGGGAGAAGGTATCCGGTTGAACTACACTTTACCAAAGCCCCGGAAGCTGATTACTTAGATGCTGCCATTGTCACATCACTTCAAATCCATGTTACTCAACCTCCTGGAGATATACTGATATTTCTTACTGGTCAGGAAGAAATTGAAACGGCTGAAGAAATCTTGAAGCACCGAACTAGAGGCTTAGGGACTAAAATTGCCGAATTAATTATATGTCCTATATATGCCAACCTACCAACTGAACTACAAGCAAAAATATTTGAACCAACTCCTGAAGGGGCACGAAAGGTTGTCCTTGCCACCAATATTGCAGAAACATCATTGACAATTGATGGAATAAAGTATGTCATTGATCCAGGATTTGTAAAGATGAAAAGTTATAATCCAAAGACAGGAATGGAGTCTTTACTTGTGTCTCCCATCTCTAAAGCCTCAGCAATGCAGCGAGCTGGTCGATCTGGAAGAACAGGTCCTGGGAAGTGCTTCCGGTTATATACTGCATACAACTATCAAAATGATTTAGACGAGAACACGGTACCTGAAATTCAGCGGACAAACCTCGCAAATGTGGTTCTGACTTTAAAAAGTCTTGGTATTCACGACCTGTTGCACTTTGATTTTATGGACCCCCCACCTGCTGAAGCCTTATTGAAAGCCCTGGAACTTCTATTTGCTCTAAGTGCTTTAAATAAGCTTGGTGAGTTAACTAAGGTAGGTAGACGGATGGCTGAGTTCCCAGTTGATCCTATGTTGTCAAAAATGATAGTCGTTTCAGAAAAATACAAGTGCTCAGAAGACATCATTTCTATTGCTGCTATGCTTTCTATTGGAAACTCAATATTTTACCGTCCAAAGGATAAACAAGTGCATGCAGACAATGCAAGGCTGAATTTTCACACTGGAAATGTTGGAGACCATATTGCATTGCTAAAG GTCTACAATTCTTGGAAGGAAACCAATTATTCAACACAATGGTGTTATGAAAATTATATTCAG GTAAGGAGTATGAAACGGGCAAGGGATATCCGTGATCAACTAGCAGGTCTATTAGAGAGGGTTGAGATCGAGCTTACAACAAATACTAGTGATTTAGATGCCATCAAGAAATCTATAACATCAG gATTTTTCCCACACTCAGCAAAATTGCAAAAAAATGGATCATATCGGACAGTTAAACATGCACAGACTGTTCACATACATCCTAGTTCCGGATTGGCACAG GTTCTTCCAAGATGGGCTGTGTACCACGAACTAGTTCTCACAACCAAGGAGTATATGAGACAG atcaCGGAGTTAAAGCCAGAGTGGTTGGTGGAGATAGCCCCCCACTATTACCAGCTTAAGGATGTTGAAGACA CGAGTTCAAAGAAAATGCCCCGCGGAGAAGGACGAGCATAG